The Candidatus Eisenbacteria bacterium genome contains a region encoding:
- a CDS encoding ester cyclase, producing MAGDLRARTHEVNEATYVAWNAHDPDAVAAVFADDAIVREVGRGEIQGRAAIRERAAALLEAFPDFHLERLSLVVDGERHADRWVMTGTHRGSLFGIPATGRTVRVEGATFTRMGAHGLVVEDVHFSDFAGLLAQLGIG from the coding sequence ATGGCCGGCGATCTCCGCGCACGCACGCACGAGGTGAACGAGGCGACGTACGTCGCCTGGAACGCGCACGACCCGGACGCCGTGGCGGCCGTCTTCGCCGACGACGCCATCGTGCGCGAGGTGGGACGCGGCGAGATCCAGGGCCGCGCGGCGATCCGCGAGCGCGCCGCCGCGCTGCTCGAAGCGTTCCCCGACTTCCACCTCGAGCGGCTCTCGCTCGTGGTCGACGGCGAGCGGCATGCCGACCGCTGGGTCATGACCGGCACGCACCGCGGTTCGCTCTTCGGCATCCCCGCGACGGGGCGCACCGTCCGCGTCGAAGGCGCGACCTTCACGCGCATGGGCGCGCACGGCCTCGTCGTCGAGGACGTGCACTTCT
- a CDS encoding GlsB/YeaQ/YmgE family stress response membrane protein — protein MGIGSLIWSVIVGFVIGLVARAIMPGADQMGFLATSVVGIAGSLVGGFIGGLISKPPEGATFHPAGFAMSVVGALVVLFIWQRL, from the coding sequence ATGGGCATCGGATCGTTGATCTGGTCCGTGATCGTGGGGTTCGTGATCGGGCTCGTCGCCCGCGCCATCATGCCGGGCGCCGATCAGATGGGATTCCTCGCGACCAGCGTGGTCGGCATCGCCGGCTCGCTCGTGGGCGGCTTCATCGGCGGGCTCATCTCGAAGCCGCCGGAGGGCGCCACCTTCCACCCGGCGGGGTTCGCGATGTCGGTCGTGGGAGCCCTCGTCGTCCTCTTCATCTGGCAGCGCCTCTGA